A part of Verrucomicrobiota bacterium genomic DNA contains:
- a CDS encoding division/cell wall cluster transcriptional repressor MraZ yields the protein MEGKVLSSMSSRVREAYTDTFEHSIDAKGRVTVPAEWRGEKFALRLCIVPSEEKCLKVYSAEVMAEKMLLLQQAPVNDPRRKMLERLASITQSVSIDAQGRVMVKDKLREMASLTKIALFKGAFDHFQIWDPGRAKEIENQQLTWEQVAREVGL from the coding sequence ATGGAAGGCAAAGTACTATCTTCGATGTCCTCTAGAGTTAGGGAGGCATATACGGATACCTTTGAGCACTCAATTGATGCCAAAGGGCGAGTGACTGTGCCCGCAGAGTGGCGAGGTGAAAAGTTTGCCCTACGGTTATGTATTGTGCCTTCTGAGGAGAAGTGTCTAAAAGTCTATTCCGCGGAAGTTATGGCTGAAAAAATGTTGTTGTTACAACAAGCTCCAGTAAACGATCCGCGTCGTAAGATGTTGGAGCGACTGGCTTCGATTACGCAGTCTGTGTCCATTGATGCTCAGGGGCGGGTCATGGTAAAAGACAAACTGCGGGAAATGGCTAGCTTAACAAAAATTGCTCTGTTCAAGGGAGCTTTTGATCATTTTCAGATCTGGGATCCGGGTCGGGCGAAGGAAATCGAAAATCAACAGCTCACTTGGGAACAAGTAGCTCGGGAGGTTGGATTATGA
- the rsmH gene encoding 16S rRNA (cytosine(1402)-N(4))-methyltransferase RsmH — MHIPVLLKEVIEVLQPSAGKVFLDGTFGCGGHTEAFLKAGAKVLGCDQDAIAIGLAEEKQKAWGEDKLKVRKMNFRELEKISKSDGPFDAVFADLGVSSPQLDHADRGFSFMNEGPLDMRMDRSLPLTAKDLVLRADESDLSEIILKYGEERRAKQVAKAIVSAREKNQLETTKDLARCVESVIKRRKGQKIHPATKVFQGLRIAVNEELDALGEFLDSVPNALKTGGRLGVISFHALEDRMVKRKMALWSEEEIRGERVAFGKPNPEFCMKKVGRWLPNQKEIESNPRARSARLRVVEKII, encoded by the coding sequence ATGCATATTCCTGTCTTACTCAAAGAGGTAATTGAGGTCCTTCAACCCAGCGCGGGAAAAGTATTTTTAGATGGAACATTTGGTTGCGGAGGTCATACGGAAGCTTTCTTAAAGGCAGGGGCTAAAGTACTGGGGTGCGACCAAGATGCTATAGCGATTGGGTTAGCGGAAGAAAAACAAAAGGCTTGGGGAGAAGACAAACTGAAGGTGCGAAAAATGAATTTTAGAGAGTTGGAAAAGATCAGTAAAAGTGATGGACCTTTTGATGCGGTCTTTGCCGACTTGGGAGTCTCATCGCCTCAATTAGATCACGCCGATAGGGGTTTTAGTTTTATGAATGAGGGGCCTCTAGATATGAGGATGGATAGGTCATTACCGCTAACTGCCAAAGATCTCGTGCTACGAGCGGATGAATCTGATCTCAGTGAGATTATTTTAAAATATGGAGAGGAGCGCAGAGCAAAGCAGGTAGCAAAAGCAATTGTTTCAGCAAGAGAGAAGAACCAATTAGAGACAACAAAAGATTTGGCTCGTTGTGTTGAATCAGTGATTAAGCGAAGAAAGGGACAGAAGATTCATCCTGCTACCAAGGTGTTTCAAGGTCTACGGATTGCAGTAAATGAAGAGTTAGATGCGCTAGGAGAATTTTTAGATTCCGTGCCGAATGCTCTAAAAACGGGTGGGCGACTAGGCGTTATCAGTTTTCATGCTTTAGAAGATAGAATGGTAAAGAGGAAAATGGCGCTTTGGTCAGAGGAGGAAATTAGAGGTGAGAGGGTAGCATTTGGTAAGCCAAATCCTGAATTTTGCATGAAAAAAGTTGGCCGTTGGTTGCCAAATCAAAAAGAGATAGAGAGTAATCCACGTGCTCGAAGTGCACGTTTGAGAGTAGTTGAAAAAATTATATGA